From the genome of Haloterrigena sp. KLK7, one region includes:
- a CDS encoding molybdopterin-dependent oxidoreductase yields the protein MSDEAADGLEMTRRELGAAAAGIAGASGLGFLGYRRLTGEETADEDGEGPMNPLEEYPNEGWDQKYRDIWEPDDSYMLTCTPNDTHNCYLEASVKNGQITRLGPSMNYGEATDLDGNQASQRWDPRVCNKGLAMVERFYNERRVKAPMVRQGFKQWVDDGFPRDSDGSMPEEYARRGEDDFVEVSHEEAHEYAARTFLELAQQYSGESGTQSLLDQGYDERVVEETQGAGVRTMKFRGGMPLLGVIKLFGQYRNANSMALLDNHVRDVSEDEALGAMGLDNYSFHTDLPPGHTMVTGQQTVDFDLASIEYADHIVLDGINYLTSKMADCHWLTEAKLKGSKVTGIFTDYNATASKCDELITVRPASDTALFLGAARVLIEEELYDEEYVRQFTDLPLLVRMDDNELLRASDISADYEPADLEKTDAVADDADRPGVDVTNIDDQVITEELRREWGDFVVHNAESGEFEPVTRDDIGDDFDVPATIEGEFEVELTDGETVQVRTVFDLIKEHLAGTWDLESTAEVTGTDPQAVENLARDFADNQQSTMLLTGMGPNHYANADQHGRAAFLLASLTRNVGYQTGNVGSYSGNYRMAYFNGVGQYAHEDPFDPELDPEKPARTDKRWDAHSAHFYTNLDKPLKVDGEYFQGDSHMHTPTKSIWVSGSNSILGNAKGTYKIIEKALRTGKIEAFFTNEWWWSMTCEYSDIVFPADSWAEHHVHDITASVTNPFITTMPETEIDRIYNTLNDTQHYKGVAEKLAELTGDSRFEDYWAFIDEEEYQAKPYIQRIFDHSNAVKGYDVEDLLEDAREGTPAIIMTRTYPKHVGNEQTQDSQPWYTKTGRLEFFREEEEFAEAGEHIPLHREPMDATPYEPNVIVDGSDSPVVAPETPADRDWDSAAKARDTNDRQVRNEIRSPSELVDTSHPLTDLDEGYDYVYMTPKYRHGTHTFGADLEEMAVWWSNYGDQGRKTERDSFDTRKPYIGEGYVEMNPKDAREEGLQDGDYVWVDADPSDRPFPGYDPEDEETEYTRALMRIRYQPSIPQGVTRSWMNVTQTSHKSYEAQQERDDGKAQSEDTNYVSMYRSGGHQSMTSTWLRRTWLTDSMPRKDMLGQNMDIGFEPDVHAANGAPKESFVKIEKAEDGGVNDDGEPEGDWRPVGEGVRPTQENDRMKQYLEGGFTSESD from the coding sequence ATGAGTGACGAGGCGGCCGACGGGCTCGAGATGACCCGTCGGGAGCTCGGCGCCGCGGCGGCGGGTATCGCCGGCGCGTCCGGTCTCGGGTTCCTCGGCTACCGGCGGTTGACCGGCGAGGAAACCGCCGACGAGGACGGCGAGGGACCGATGAACCCCCTCGAGGAGTACCCCAACGAGGGGTGGGACCAGAAGTACCGCGACATCTGGGAGCCCGACGACTCCTACATGCTCACGTGTACGCCCAACGACACCCACAACTGCTACCTCGAGGCGAGCGTCAAGAACGGGCAGATCACGCGTCTCGGCCCCTCGATGAACTACGGCGAGGCGACCGATCTCGACGGGAACCAGGCCTCCCAGCGGTGGGACCCCCGCGTCTGTAACAAGGGGCTGGCGATGGTCGAGCGCTTCTACAACGAGCGCCGCGTCAAGGCTCCGATGGTCCGTCAGGGCTTCAAGCAGTGGGTCGACGACGGCTTCCCGCGCGATTCCGACGGCTCGATGCCCGAGGAATATGCCCGGCGCGGGGAGGACGACTTCGTCGAGGTCTCCCACGAAGAGGCCCACGAGTACGCCGCCCGAACGTTCCTCGAGCTCGCCCAGCAGTACAGCGGCGAGAGCGGGACCCAGTCGCTGCTCGACCAGGGCTACGACGAGCGCGTCGTCGAGGAGACCCAGGGCGCCGGCGTCCGGACGATGAAGTTCCGCGGCGGGATGCCGCTGCTGGGCGTCATCAAGCTGTTCGGCCAGTACCGCAACGCCAACTCGATGGCGCTGCTGGACAACCACGTCCGGGACGTCTCAGAGGACGAGGCGCTGGGCGCGATGGGGCTGGACAACTACTCGTTCCACACGGACCTGCCGCCGGGCCACACGATGGTCACCGGCCAGCAGACGGTCGACTTCGACCTCGCGAGTATCGAGTACGCGGACCACATCGTGCTCGACGGGATCAACTACCTGACCTCGAAGATGGCCGACTGCCACTGGCTGACCGAGGCCAAACTGAAGGGGTCGAAGGTCACCGGGATCTTCACCGACTACAACGCGACGGCCTCGAAGTGCGACGAGCTCATCACGGTCCGTCCGGCGTCGGACACGGCGCTGTTCCTCGGTGCGGCCCGCGTCCTCATCGAGGAGGAGCTGTACGACGAGGAGTACGTCCGGCAGTTCACGGACCTCCCGCTGCTGGTCCGGATGGACGACAACGAGTTGCTCCGCGCCAGCGATATCTCCGCGGACTACGAGCCGGCGGACTTAGAGAAGACCGACGCCGTCGCCGACGACGCGGACCGGCCCGGCGTCGACGTGACGAACATCGACGACCAGGTCATCACGGAGGAGCTCCGCCGCGAGTGGGGCGACTTCGTCGTCCACAACGCCGAGAGCGGCGAGTTCGAGCCCGTCACGCGCGACGACATCGGCGACGACTTCGACGTTCCCGCGACGATCGAGGGCGAGTTCGAAGTCGAACTCACCGACGGCGAGACCGTCCAGGTCCGGACGGTGTTCGACCTGATCAAGGAGCACCTCGCCGGCACCTGGGACCTCGAGTCGACCGCCGAGGTCACGGGGACGGACCCGCAGGCGGTTGAGAACTTGGCCCGCGACTTCGCGGACAACCAGCAGAGCACGATGCTGCTGACCGGGATGGGGCCGAACCACTACGCGAACGCCGACCAGCACGGGCGCGCGGCGTTCCTGCTGGCGTCGCTGACGCGCAACGTGGGCTACCAGACCGGCAACGTCGGCTCCTACTCCGGGAACTACCGGATGGCGTACTTCAACGGCGTCGGCCAGTACGCCCACGAGGACCCGTTCGATCCCGAACTCGATCCCGAGAAGCCGGCGCGGACCGACAAGCGCTGGGACGCCCACTCGGCGCACTTCTACACCAACCTCGACAAGCCGCTGAAGGTCGACGGCGAGTACTTCCAAGGCGACTCGCACATGCACACCCCCACGAAGTCGATCTGGGTGTCGGGGTCGAACTCCATTCTCGGCAACGCGAAGGGGACCTACAAGATCATCGAGAAGGCCCTGCGCACCGGGAAGATCGAGGCGTTCTTCACCAACGAGTGGTGGTGGTCGATGACCTGCGAGTACTCCGACATCGTCTTCCCGGCGGACTCGTGGGCCGAACACCACGTCCACGACATCACCGCCTCCGTCACGAACCCCTTCATCACGACGATGCCGGAGACGGAGATCGACCGGATCTACAACACCCTGAACGACACCCAACACTACAAGGGCGTCGCCGAGAAGCTCGCCGAACTCACCGGCGACAGTCGCTTCGAGGACTACTGGGCGTTCATCGACGAGGAGGAGTACCAGGCCAAGCCGTACATCCAGCGCATCTTCGACCACTCCAACGCCGTCAAGGGGTACGACGTCGAGGACCTGCTGGAGGACGCCCGCGAGGGGACGCCGGCGATCATCATGACCCGGACCTACCCCAAACACGTCGGCAACGAGCAGACCCAGGACTCCCAGCCCTGGTACACGAAGACCGGGCGACTCGAGTTCTTCCGCGAGGAGGAGGAGTTCGCCGAGGCCGGCGAACACATCCCGCTCCACCGGGAGCCGATGGACGCGACGCCGTACGAGCCGAACGTCATCGTCGACGGCAGCGACAGTCCCGTGGTCGCGCCCGAGACGCCCGCCGACCGCGACTGGGACAGCGCGGCAAAGGCCCGCGACACCAACGACCGACAGGTCCGCAACGAGATCCGGTCGCCGTCGGAACTGGTCGACACGAGTCATCCGCTGACCGATCTCGACGAGGGCTACGACTACGTCTACATGACGCCGAAGTACCGCCACGGGACCCACACCTTCGGGGCCGACCTCGAGGAGATGGCGGTCTGGTGGAGCAACTACGGCGACCAGGGTCGGAAGACGGAGCGTGACTCCTTCGACACGCGCAAACCGTACATCGGCGAGGGGTACGTCGAGATGAACCCCAAGGACGCCCGCGAGGAGGGACTCCAGGACGGCGACTACGTCTGGGTCGACGCCGACCCCTCGGACCGTCCGTTCCCGGGCTACGACCCCGAGGACGAGGAGACCGAGTACACTCGCGCGCTGATGCGGATCCGCTACCAGCCCAGTATCCCGCAGGGGGTCACCCGGAGCTGGATGAACGTCACGCAGACCTCGCACAAATCCTACGAGGCCCAGCAGGAGCGCGACGACGGGAAGGCCCAGTCCGAGGACACGAACTACGTGTCGATGTACCGCAGCGGCGGCCACCAGTCGATGACCTCGACGTGGCTGCGCCGGACCTGGCTGACCGACTCGATGCCCCGCAAGGACATGCTCGGGCAGAACATGGACATCGGCTTCGAACCCGACGTCCACGCCGCCAACGGCGCGCCCAAGGAGTCGTTCGTCAAGATCGAGAAGGCCGAAGACGGCGGCGTGAACGACGACGGCGAGCCCGAGGGCGACTGGCGACCAGTCGGAGAGGGCGTCCGGCCGACCCAGGAGAACGACCGGATGAAACAGTACCTAGAGGGCGGTTTCACGAGCGAATCAGACTGA